A genomic segment from Malus domestica chromosome 05, GDT2T_hap1 encodes:
- the LOC103437928 gene encoding U-box domain-containing protein 4: MVSLQDSHSGSSHHFPPHTRNFYSPSSTKIHRQTGRSMRTIRSNIYQDDHSRTSFAAERSTFVSENLTDSVVDMRLGELALRTHSSASKSASSDEEYLQLSQAFSDFSACSSDISGELQRLASLPSPENAPTSELSEAAPEPEPCQGFLQREKFSTEIIESISPEDLQPTVKICVDGLQSTSLAVKQSAAAKLRLLAKNRADNRALIGESGAVPALIPLLRCSDPWTQEHAVTALLNLSLHESNKAIITNAGAIKSLVYVLKSGTETSKQNAACALLSLALIEENKSSIGACGAIPPLVSLLISGSTRGKKDALTTLYKLCSIKPNKERAVSAGAVKPLVALVAEQGTGLAEKAMVVLSSLAGVEEGKEAIVEEGGLAALVEAIEDGSGKGKEFAVLTLLQLCSETLRNRGLLVREGGIPPLVALSQTGTVKAKHKAETLLGYLREPRQEASSSAL; encoded by the exons ATGGTTTCTCTACAAGATTCCCATTCCGGCTCCAGCCACCACTTCCCGCCTCACACCCGCAACTTCTACTCTCCCTCCTCCACCAAAATCCACCGTCAAACCGGCCGCTCCATGCGCACCATCCGCTCCAACATCTACCAAGACGATCACTCCCGCACCTCCTTCGCCGCCGAAAGATCGACTTTTGTCTCCGAGAACCTGACCGATTCGGTCGTCGACATGCGCCTCGGCGAGCTCGCCCTCCGCACCCACAGCTCCGCCAGCAAGTCCGCGTCTTCCGACGAGGAGTACCTCCAGCTCTCCCAAGCCTTCAGTGATTTCTCCGCCTGCAGCAGCGACATATCGGGAGAATTGCAACGCCTCGCAAGCTTGCCGTCGCCGGAAAACGCGCCGACCTCCGAATTATCCGAGGCTGCGCCGGAACCGGAGCCATGCCAGGGGTTTTTGCAGAGGGAGAAATTCTCGACCGAGATCATCGAGAGCATTTCGCCGGAGGATCTTCAGCCGACGGTCAAGATCTGTGTCGACGGCCTCCAATCGACGTCGCTTGCCGTGAAGCAATCTGCAGCGGCCAAGCTCAGGCTTTTAGCGAAGAATCGGGCTGATAATCGCGCCTTGATCGGGGAGTCCGGCGCCGTTCCCGCTCTAATTCCTCTACTGCGGTGCAGCGATCCATGGACGCAAGAGCACGCCGTCACGGCGCTGTTAAACCTCTCGCTGCACGAATCAAACAAGGCCATAATCACCAATGCCGGAGCTATAAAGTCGTTAGTGTACGTCCTCAAGTCGGGGACGGAAACCTCGAAGCAAAACGCAGCCTGTGCGCTGCTGAGCTTGGCGCTAATAGAAGAGAACAAGAGCTCAATCGGAGCCTGCGGTGCAATTCCCCCGCTGGTTTCGCTGCTAATAAGTGGATCCACGAGGGGCAAAAAGGACGCTTTGACGACTCTGTACAAGCTCTGCTCGATAAAGCCCAACAAAGAGAGGGCGGTGAGCGCGGGAGCTGTGAAGCCGCTGGTGGCACTGGTGGCGGAGCAGGGGACGGGCTTGGCGGAGAAGGCGATGGTGGTGCTGAGTAGCTTGGCGGGAGTCGAGGAAGGGAAGGAGGCTATTGTGGAGGAAGGCGGGCTGGCGGCGCTTGTGGAGGCGATTGAAGATGGGTCGGGGAAAGGAAAGGAGTTTGCGGTGTTGACACTGTTGCAGCTGTGCAGTGAGACTCTGAGGAACAGAGGATTGCTTGTGAGGGAAGGAGGGATTCCGCCATTGGTTGCGCTTTCGCAGACTGGGACTGTTAAAGCTAAGCACAAG GCTGAAACGCTTCTTGGGTACTTGAGAGAACCGAGACAAGAAGCGTCCTCTTCGGCTCTTTAG